From a region of the Bradysia coprophila strain Holo2 chromosome X unlocalized genomic scaffold, BU_Bcop_v1 contig_173, whole genome shotgun sequence genome:
- the LOC119068089 gene encoding uncharacterized protein LOC119068089, translating to MCSRFEIVQQTRFLHHVLFLSSKMNNNYRRKREAAMERKRKHDSESSDSEFSDSFDLRLDEEFNEIIKRIKIEKSNNKVEVKPCSSSTSGNSNQSNESNQNGGQNNRSTNVIWRSPLEFLKSTIYRQQ from the exons ATGTGTTCTCGTTTCGAAATCGTACAACAAACAAGATTCTTGCACCACGTGCTGTTTTTATCAAGTAAAATGAACAACAATTATCGTCGAAAGAGGGAGGCAGCCATGGAAAGaaa ACGAAAACATGACTCGGAGAGCTCGGACTCAGAATTTTCTGATAGTTTTGATTTGCGATTGGACGAGGAgttcaatgaaattattaagagaatcaaaattgaaaaaagcaacaacaaagTCGAAGTGAAACCATGTTCAAGTTCGACCTCAGGCAATTCAAACCAATCAAACGAATCAAACCAAAACGGCGGACAGAACAATCGAAGTACAAATGTTATATGGCGAAGCCCATTGGAGTTCTTAAAATCTACAATTTATCGTCAGCagtaa